The following proteins are co-located in the Paenibacillus sp. JNUCC32 genome:
- a CDS encoding CpsD/CapB family tyrosine-protein kinase: protein MARKYKNPLVTVINPKSPAAESYRGLRTNIQFSVHDKQVRVIMVGSAQMNEGKTTTVSNLAVAYAHEGKNVLLIEADLRKPSLHHVFGVSNDTGLTNVLAQQVDVEDVIRPTAVTNLSVITSGSIPYNPSEMLGSHNMQMLVHDLKQRYDMILFDTPPILAVSDALIVSALCDGVVLVVLGGKVKKSQVRKAKTQLEHVKAHLLGVVLNNITIRENEAEQLYYGSKWLK from the coding sequence ATGGCGAGAAAATACAAAAATCCTCTGGTTACCGTCATTAACCCGAAATCTCCGGCAGCGGAATCGTATCGGGGGCTAAGGACGAACATTCAATTTTCCGTTCATGACAAACAGGTTAGGGTGATCATGGTTGGCTCGGCTCAAATGAACGAAGGCAAAACAACCACAGTTAGCAACTTGGCCGTCGCCTATGCGCATGAAGGCAAAAATGTGCTGTTGATTGAAGCGGATTTGCGCAAACCCTCACTGCATCACGTATTCGGCGTTTCGAACGATACCGGATTGACCAATGTCTTGGCCCAGCAGGTAGACGTTGAAGACGTCATTCGGCCGACGGCGGTTACGAATCTCTCCGTCATAACTTCCGGCTCCATTCCATACAACCCTTCCGAAATGCTAGGTTCCCACAACATGCAAATGTTAGTTCACGATCTTAAGCAACGCTACGACATGATTTTGTTTGATACCCCTCCCATATTGGCAGTGAGCGATGCGCTCATTGTCAGTGCTTTATGCGATGGCGTCGTTTTGGTTGTACTGGGTGGGAAGGTGAAGAAATCCCAAGTGAGAAAAGCCAAAACTCAACTTGAGCATGTTAAGGCCCATCTTCTTGGGGTAGTGCTTAACAATATAACGATCAGAGAAAATGAAGCAGAGCAGCTTTATTACGGTAGTAAGTGGTTGAAATGA
- a CDS encoding helix-turn-helix domain-containing protein: MNYGERIAELREQRGWTQEELATSVGITRAALSHYEKNRRKPDFETLTRLADLFDVSIDYLIGRTTLEKSVLDPEVRSFVDGLELSDQDLLERFNLTVDGRKLTEEEAKRFIAFVRMERSMK; this comes from the coding sequence ATGAACTACGGAGAACGAATTGCAGAACTACGTGAACAGCGCGGGTGGACTCAAGAAGAACTCGCAACCTCTGTCGGCATTACTCGTGCTGCACTATCCCATTACGAAAAAAACCGGCGCAAGCCGGATTTTGAAACATTGACCCGCCTGGCAGACCTCTTTGACGTATCCATAGACTATCTGATCGGGAGAACAACATTGGAGAAATCGGTGCTTGATCCGGAGGTTCGCTCATTTGTGGACGGACTTGAGCTTTCGGACCAGGATTTGCTGGAGCGGTTCAATCTCACAGTGGATGGCCGCAAGTTAACCGAAGAGGAAGCCAAAAGATTTATTGCTTTTGTTCGCATGGAACGCTCCATGAAATAA
- the gltB gene encoding glutamate synthase large subunit → MKHTDFPQKQGLYDPQFEKDACGMGFVAHIKGKPSHEIVSSALTMLANMEHRGGQGSEPNSGDGAGIMLQIPHSFFAAEAAKLGFELPEAGHYGAGMLFLSHDPAVRSAHEEQLASIIAEEGQTLLGFRDVPTHDEMLGKSAKAAKPYVRQVFIGRSADIQDDLSFERKLYVIRRRAELAIRYSGKPEGDSFYVSSLSCRKIVYKGMLTTEQVGEFYLDLQDEGLESAIALIHSRFSTNTFPSWERAHPYRFMIHNGEINTLRGNVNWMHARQSMFEHELFGSDLEKVKPVINPDGSDTGMFDNTFEFLYLSGRSLPHVAMMMVPEPWSNHESMDKTKKAFYEYHSTLMEPWDGPAAMAFTDGVQIGATLDRNGLRPSRYYVTKDDLIILSSEAGVLDVAPENVLYKDRLRPGRMLLVDTKEGRIISDEEVKASIAAELPYSEWLDEHLVELHDLPDAPELPDPKHENVRQLQQAFGYTYEELRKVIEPMAITGAEAIASMGYDAPLAVLSDRPQRLFNYFKQMFAQVTNPPIDAIREELVTSTATTIGPERNLLKPEPESCRHIRLDSPVLSNEEFAKLRHVRRPGFKSMTIPIFFPAAEGAEGLRKAIDTLCEAADRVIAKGHNILILSDRGVDKDNAAIPSLLAVSSLHHHLIRQGTRTKVAILLESGEPREVHHYALLLGYGVSAVNPYLAFETLDDMIQEGMLRGISHEKAVKNYIKAASKSVVKVLSKMGISTIQSYRGAQIFEAVGLKEDFVESYFTRTPSRIGGIGLEEVARETLAHHERAFTDKDGNDKALDSAGEYQWRADGEEHLFNPRTIHLLQQAVRTNDYATYKKYAELVQGENEQHLTLRALLKIKPAGKPVPLDEVESAESIMRRFKTGAMSFGSISKEAHESLAIGMNRIGGKSNTGEGGEDPARFIPDANGDSRRSAIKQVASGRFGVTSNYLVNADEIQIKMAQGAKPGEGGQLPGRKVYPWVAEVRGSTPGVGLISPPPHHDIYSIEDLAELIYDLKNSNPRADINVKLVSEVGVGTIAAGVAKGRADIILISGYDGGTGASPQGSIRHAGMPWELGLAETHQTLIMNNLRDRVVLETDGKMLNGRDLVVAALLGAEEYGFSTAPLIAVGCIMMRVCQMDTCPVGVATQNPELRKNFTGDPEHVANFMRFVAQDMRELMAELGFRTINEMIGRTDCLDAVKAEHHWKKKGVDISALLYTPELPEGSTRYRTQRQNHGLEQTLDMRSLLGTAAPALESGAAVKGTFPITNVDRAVGTILGSEVTRKYGAAGLPEDTIQFDFVGSAGQSFGAFVPKGMTLTVEGDANDYIGKGLSGGKLIVKPSPKATFKAEENIIAGNTAFYGATGGEAYVRGIAGERFAVRNSGANIVVEGVGDHGCEYMTGGRVVVLGETGRNFAAGMSGGIAYVYDPEGTFVDRCNLEMVLLERVEDGTEAEALHRLVRQHEQYTGSVPAQQILGDWDQSLSRFVRIIPKDYKRMLLHIEKVQDQGLTGEAALLAAFEANMKELARTGN, encoded by the coding sequence ATGAAACATACTGATTTTCCCCAGAAACAGGGCCTCTATGATCCGCAGTTCGAAAAAGATGCTTGCGGTATGGGTTTCGTTGCTCATATCAAGGGTAAGCCATCCCATGAAATCGTCAGCAGCGCGCTGACCATGCTTGCGAATATGGAGCATCGCGGCGGTCAGGGCAGCGAGCCGAACTCCGGCGACGGTGCGGGGATCATGTTGCAGATTCCTCATTCCTTCTTTGCTGCCGAAGCGGCGAAACTGGGCTTTGAGCTTCCCGAAGCCGGGCATTACGGTGCAGGCATGCTGTTCCTTTCCCATGATCCTGCCGTCCGTTCGGCGCATGAGGAGCAATTGGCTTCGATTATTGCCGAAGAAGGCCAGACCCTGCTTGGCTTCCGCGATGTGCCTACCCATGATGAAATGCTGGGCAAGTCCGCAAAAGCGGCAAAGCCGTATGTCCGCCAAGTGTTCATCGGCCGCAGCGCCGACATTCAGGATGATCTCTCGTTCGAGCGCAAGCTGTATGTCATCCGCCGCCGCGCCGAGCTGGCGATCCGTTACAGCGGCAAGCCCGAAGGCGACAGCTTCTACGTATCCAGCCTCTCCTGCCGAAAAATCGTATATAAAGGCATGTTGACGACGGAGCAGGTGGGGGAATTTTACCTGGACCTGCAGGATGAGGGCTTGGAATCGGCGATAGCGCTCATTCACTCCCGTTTCAGCACGAATACGTTCCCGAGCTGGGAACGTGCGCATCCGTACCGTTTCATGATTCACAACGGCGAAATCAATACGCTGCGCGGAAATGTGAACTGGATGCACGCGCGCCAGTCCATGTTCGAGCATGAGCTGTTCGGAAGCGATTTGGAGAAGGTGAAACCTGTCATCAACCCGGACGGATCCGATACCGGGATGTTCGATAATACATTTGAATTCCTGTACCTCAGCGGTCGTTCCCTGCCGCACGTGGCCATGATGATGGTTCCCGAGCCGTGGAGCAACCATGAGAGCATGGATAAGACCAAAAAAGCATTCTACGAATACCACAGCACGCTGATGGAGCCATGGGACGGACCAGCGGCGATGGCATTCACGGACGGCGTTCAGATCGGCGCCACCCTGGACCGGAACGGGCTGCGCCCATCCCGTTATTACGTGACGAAGGATGATCTGATCATCCTGTCCTCCGAAGCGGGCGTTCTGGACGTTGCGCCGGAAAATGTGCTGTACAAGGATCGCTTGCGTCCTGGACGCATGCTGCTTGTCGACACGAAGGAAGGCCGCATCATTTCCGACGAGGAAGTCAAAGCCAGCATCGCGGCGGAGCTTCCATATTCCGAATGGCTGGATGAGCATCTGGTAGAGCTGCATGATCTTCCCGATGCGCCGGAACTCCCGGATCCGAAGCATGAGAATGTGCGTCAGCTCCAACAAGCGTTCGGCTACACGTACGAGGAACTGCGCAAAGTGATCGAGCCGATGGCGATCACGGGCGCGGAAGCGATCGCTTCCATGGGATATGACGCACCGCTTGCGGTGCTGTCCGACCGCCCGCAGCGGTTGTTCAACTACTTCAAGCAGATGTTCGCCCAAGTGACGAATCCGCCGATCGATGCGATCCGCGAGGAGCTGGTCACTTCGACGGCGACGACGATCGGCCCGGAGCGCAATCTGCTGAAGCCTGAACCGGAAAGCTGCCGCCACATCCGCCTGGATTCGCCGGTGCTGTCCAACGAAGAGTTTGCGAAGCTGCGCCATGTCCGCCGTCCGGGCTTCAAGTCCATGACGATTCCGATTTTCTTCCCGGCGGCCGAAGGTGCCGAAGGGCTTCGCAAGGCGATCGACACCCTCTGCGAAGCCGCGGACCGAGTCATCGCCAAGGGGCATAACATCTTGATCCTGTCCGACCGCGGCGTGGATAAGGACAATGCGGCGATTCCTTCGCTGCTAGCCGTTTCGTCGCTCCATCATCACCTGATTCGTCAGGGAACCCGGACCAAGGTGGCGATCCTGCTGGAATCCGGCGAGCCTCGCGAAGTGCATCATTACGCCCTGCTGCTCGGTTACGGCGTGAGCGCGGTCAACCCGTATCTTGCGTTCGAAACGCTGGACGACATGATTCAGGAAGGCATGCTTCGCGGCATCTCGCATGAGAAGGCTGTGAAAAATTACATTAAAGCGGCAAGCAAAAGCGTCGTGAAAGTGCTGTCGAAGATGGGGATCTCTACGATTCAGTCCTATCGCGGCGCACAAATCTTTGAAGCCGTCGGCCTGAAGGAAGATTTCGTGGAGAGCTACTTCACGCGGACGCCGTCCCGCATCGGCGGCATCGGCCTGGAGGAAGTGGCCAGGGAAACGCTGGCCCATCACGAGCGTGCTTTTACCGACAAGGACGGCAACGATAAAGCGCTGGATTCAGCCGGCGAATACCAATGGAGAGCGGACGGGGAAGAGCATTTGTTCAATCCGAGAACCATCCATTTGCTGCAGCAGGCCGTCCGGACCAATGACTACGCAACTTACAAGAAATACGCCGAGCTCGTGCAGGGTGAGAATGAGCAGCATCTGACGCTTCGCGCACTGCTCAAAATCAAGCCGGCCGGCAAACCGGTGCCGCTCGATGAGGTTGAATCCGCGGAGTCCATCATGCGCCGATTCAAAACGGGCGCGATGTCCTTCGGCTCCATCAGCAAGGAAGCGCATGAAAGCCTCGCGATCGGGATGAACCGCATCGGCGGCAAGAGCAATACGGGTGAAGGCGGAGAGGATCCGGCCCGCTTCATTCCGGATGCCAACGGCGATTCCCGCCGAAGTGCCATCAAGCAGGTGGCGTCGGGACGTTTCGGCGTCACTTCCAATTACCTGGTGAACGCGGACGAAATCCAGATCAAGATGGCGCAGGGAGCGAAGCCGGGTGAAGGCGGACAGCTGCCGGGCCGCAAGGTATACCCTTGGGTGGCCGAGGTCCGCGGTTCGACGCCGGGCGTAGGGCTGATCTCGCCGCCGCCGCATCATGATATTTACTCCATCGAGGATTTGGCGGAGCTGATCTATGACCTGAAAAATTCCAATCCACGTGCGGATATCAACGTGAAGCTCGTATCCGAAGTGGGCGTAGGCACGATTGCCGCAGGCGTTGCGAAGGGCCGCGCGGACATCATCCTGATCAGCGGTTACGATGGCGGCACGGGTGCTTCGCCGCAAGGCTCCATCCGTCATGCCGGCATGCCTTGGGAGCTTGGGCTTGCCGAGACCCATCAAACCCTCATCATGAACAATCTGCGTGACCGCGTGGTGCTGGAGACCGACGGCAAAATGCTGAACGGGCGCGATTTGGTGGTGGCGGCTCTGCTCGGAGCCGAAGAGTATGGATTCTCAACGGCACCATTGATTGCCGTCGGATGCATTATGATGCGCGTCTGCCAAATGGACACCTGTCCGGTCGGCGTGGCCACGCAGAATCCGGAGCTGCGCAAGAACTTTACGGGAGATCCGGAGCATGTCGCCAACTTTATGCGCTTTGTCGCTCAAGACATGCGCGAGCTGATGGCTGAGCTTGGCTTCCGTACCATTAACGAGATGATTGGTCGTACGGATTGCCTGGATGCCGTCAAAGCGGAACATCATTGGAAGAAGAAAGGCGTGGATATTTCGGCATTGCTGTATACGCCGGAGCTGCCGGAGGGCAGCACGCGCTACCGTACCCAAAGACAGAATCATGGTCTGGAACAGACGCTGGATATGCGTTCGCTGCTGGGCACCGCGGCGCCGGCATTGGAATCGGGAGCTGCGGTGAAGGGCACCTTCCCGATCACGAACGTGGACCGTGCCGTGGGAACCATCCTGGGAAGCGAAGTCACGCGCAAGTATGGTGCTGCCGGATTGCCGGAAGACACCATTCAATTCGACTTCGTGGGTTCCGCAGGGCAGAGCTTCGGCGCATTTGTGCCGAAAGGGATGACGCTGACGGTTGAAGGGGATGCCAACGACTATATCGGTAAAGGCCTTTCCGGCGGCAAGCTGATCGTGAAACCTTCACCTAAAGCAACCTTCAAAGCCGAGGAGAACATTATTGCGGGGAATACCGCATTCTATGGGGCTACAGGCGGAGAAGCCTATGTAAGAGGCATTGCCGGTGAGCGTTTTGCCGTACGTAATTCGGGCGCGAACATCGTCGTCGAAGGCGTCGGCGATCATGGTTGCGAATACATGACCGGCGGCCGGGTGGTCGTTCTCGGGGAAACCGGACGTAACTTCGCGGCCGGGATGTCCGGCGGCATAGCCTACGTCTATGATCCTGAGGGAACCTTCGTGGATCGCTGCAATCTGGAGATGGTGCTTCTGGAACGCGTCGAGGATGGAACGGAAGCGGAAGCCCTCCACCGTCTTGTCCGGCAGCATGAGCAGTATACCGGCAGTGTGCCGGCACAGCAAATTCTGGGAGACTGGGATCAATCGCTAAGCCGCTTTGTCCGTATCATTCCGAAGGATTACAAACGCATGCTGCTGCATATCGAGAAGGTACAGGATCAAGGCCTGACGGGGGAAGCAGCGCTCCTCGCCGCCTTCGAGGCGAATATGAAAGAGCTGGCACGTACAGGGAACTAG